From Orcinus orca chromosome 3, mOrcOrc1.1, whole genome shotgun sequence, a single genomic window includes:
- the THSD8 gene encoding thrombospondin type-1 domain-containing protein 8, protein MARSGLTLLLLPLILLLLATPAQVSPDYQYFGEQGEGDTWEQLRLQHLEKDLEDSALGPWGKWRCFCDLGKQERSREVVGTAPGPVFMDRENLVQVRPCRQRDCSSCEPNDCDWRP, encoded by the exons ATGGCCCGGAGCGGTTTGACACTACTATTGCTGCCTCTGATACTCCTGCTGCTGGCAACCCCTGCCCAGGTTTCCCCCGACTACCAATACTTCGGCGAGCAGGGAGAAGGGGACACCTGGGAGCAGCTGCGGCTGCAGCATCTGGAGAAAG ACTTGGAAGACTCTGCCCTTGGCCCGTGGGGAAAGTGGCGCTGTTTCTGCGACCTGGGCAAGCAGGAGCGCAGCCGCGAGGTTGTGGGCACAGCGCCGGGCCCGGTGTTCATGGACCGCGAGAATCTGGTTCAGGTGCGGCCCTGCCGGCAACGAGATTGTTCATCCTGCGAGCCGAACGACTGCGACTGGAGGCCCTGA
- the RNASEH2A gene encoding ribonuclease H2 subunit A isoform X1, translated as MDLSELERDNTGRCRLNSPVPSVCRKEPCVLGVDEAGRGPVLGPMVYAICYCPLSRLADLEALKVADSKTLSESERHRLFAKMEEDGDFVGWALDVLSPNLISTSMLGRVKYNLNSLSHDTATGLMQYALDQGVKVAQVFVDTVGPPETYQERLQQRFPGVEVTVKAKADALYPVVSAASICAKVARDQAVKNWKFVEKLQDLDTDYGSGYPNDPKTKAWLREHVDPVFGFPQFVRFSWRTAQSILEKEAEDVTWEDSQTGDQEGLRRIKSYFSEGPRPRLPHRYFQERGLESATIL; from the exons atGGATCTCAGCGAGCTGGAGAGAGACAATACGGGCCGCTGTCGCCTGAACTCGCCTGTACCTTCTGTGTGCCGCAAGGAGCCCTGCGTCCTGGGCGTCGATGAAGCGGGCCGGGGCCCGGTGCTGG GCCCCATGGTCTACGCCATCTGCTATTGCCCCCTGTCCCGCCTGGCAGATCTGGAGGCCCTGAAAGTGGCAG ACTCAAAGACCTTGTCGGAGAGCGAGCGGCACAGGCTCTTTGCGAAAATGGAGGAGGACGGAGACTTTGTGGGCTGGGCACTGGACGTGCTGTCTCCAAACCTCATCTCTACCAGCATGCTTGGGCG GGTCAAATACAACCTGAACTCCCTGTCTCATGATACAGCTACTGGGCTGATGCAGTATGCGTTGGACCAAGGTGTGAAAGTGGCCCAG GTGTTTGTGGACACTGTGGGGCCCCCAGAGACATACCAGGAGCGGCTGCAGCAGCGCTTTCCTGGTGTTGAGGTGACAGTCAAGGCCAAGGCAGATGCCCTCTATCCCGTGGTCAGTGCCGCCAGTATCTGTGCCAAG GTGGCCCGAGACCAGGCTGTGAAGAACTGGAAGTTTGTGGAAAAACTGCAGGACCTGGACACTGATTATGGCTCAGGCTACCCCAATG ATCCCAAGACAAAAGCGTGGTTGAGGGAGCACGTGGACCCTGTGTTCGGCTTCCCCCAGTTTGTCCGGTTCAGTTGGCGCACAGCCCAGAGCATCctggagaaggaggcagaagacGTTACATG GGAGGACTCGCAGACGGGGGATCAGGAGGGACTTAGGAGGATCAAGTCATACTTCAGTGaaggcccccgcccccgcctcccccaTCGGTACTTCCAGGAGCGGGGCCTGGAGTCAGCCACCATTCTCTAG
- the RNASEH2A gene encoding ribonuclease H2 subunit A isoform X2 encodes MDLSELERDNTGRCRLNSPVPSVCRKEPCVLGVDEAGRGPVLGPMVYAICYCPLSRLADLEALKVADSKTLSESERHRLFAKMEEDGDFVGWALDVLSPNLISTSMLGRVKYNLNSLSHDTATGLMQYALDQGVKVAQVARDQAVKNWKFVEKLQDLDTDYGSGYPNDPKTKAWLREHVDPVFGFPQFVRFSWRTAQSILEKEAEDVTWEDSQTGDQEGLRRIKSYFSEGPRPRLPHRYFQERGLESATIL; translated from the exons atGGATCTCAGCGAGCTGGAGAGAGACAATACGGGCCGCTGTCGCCTGAACTCGCCTGTACCTTCTGTGTGCCGCAAGGAGCCCTGCGTCCTGGGCGTCGATGAAGCGGGCCGGGGCCCGGTGCTGG GCCCCATGGTCTACGCCATCTGCTATTGCCCCCTGTCCCGCCTGGCAGATCTGGAGGCCCTGAAAGTGGCAG ACTCAAAGACCTTGTCGGAGAGCGAGCGGCACAGGCTCTTTGCGAAAATGGAGGAGGACGGAGACTTTGTGGGCTGGGCACTGGACGTGCTGTCTCCAAACCTCATCTCTACCAGCATGCTTGGGCG GGTCAAATACAACCTGAACTCCCTGTCTCATGATACAGCTACTGGGCTGATGCAGTATGCGTTGGACCAAGGTGTGAAAGTGGCCCAG GTGGCCCGAGACCAGGCTGTGAAGAACTGGAAGTTTGTGGAAAAACTGCAGGACCTGGACACTGATTATGGCTCAGGCTACCCCAATG ATCCCAAGACAAAAGCGTGGTTGAGGGAGCACGTGGACCCTGTGTTCGGCTTCCCCCAGTTTGTCCGGTTCAGTTGGCGCACAGCCCAGAGCATCctggagaaggaggcagaagacGTTACATG GGAGGACTCGCAGACGGGGGATCAGGAGGGACTTAGGAGGATCAAGTCATACTTCAGTGaaggcccccgcccccgcctcccccaTCGGTACTTCCAGGAGCGGGGCCTGGAGTCAGCCACCATTCTCTAG
- the RTBDN gene encoding retbindin gives MACRGCTRPRGLAWALQLTLAWILLGACGGSHPLPPRSQRHHRLVTNLGPSQLHLAEMNTPEASDPGIVSGSCGELSPGCESFLGNLQVALRSRFHLLLLGVRQTQPLCSELCDAWFATCESDIICSPTWLPLLEKRGCEPGCTTYGQTFADGAELCRSFLGYAVPVADPGSGHCLNISISVLPRPRHARRARETTFRRSRRPRTWILDAASSGSGSGSGSGP, from the exons ATGGCCTGCAGGGGTTGCACTCGACCCaggggcctggcctgggcccTGCAACTGACCCTGGCATGGATCCTGCTGGGGGCTTGTGGAGGGAGCCACCCACTCCCACCTAGATCCCAGAGACACCATAGGCTGGTGACCAATTTGGGCCCAAGCCAGCTGCACCTGGCAG AGATGAACACACCAGAGGCATCGGACCCTGGGATCGTCTCAGGGAGCTGTGGGGAGCTGAGCCCCGG GTGTGAATCCTTCCTGGGAAACCTCCAGGTTGCCCTCCGCAGTCGTTTCCACCTGCTGCTATTGGGGGTACGCCAGACACAGCCTCTCTGCTCGGAGCTCTGCGATGCCTG GTTTGCCACCTGCGAAAGTGATATCATCTGCAGCCCGACTTGGCTCCCACTCCTAGAAAAGAGGGGCTGCGAGCCTGGCTGCACCACCTATGGGCAG ACTTTTGCTGACGGAGCGGAACTTTGCCGCTCGTTTCTGGGCTACGCGGTACCAGTGGCGGATCCTGGCTCTGGTCACTGCCTCAACATTTCCATCTCCGTGCTGCCGCGTCCCAGACACGCACGGAGGGCCCGGGAAACCACTTTCCGGCGCTCCCGACGCCCTCGCACCTGGATCCTGGACGCTGCAAGCAGCGGAAGTGGCAGTGGAAGTGGCAGCGGCCCCTAG